A region from the Cannabis sativa cultivar Pink pepper isolate KNU-18-1 chromosome 9, ASM2916894v1, whole genome shotgun sequence genome encodes:
- the LOC115722960 gene encoding auxin-responsive protein IAA1, whose product MKMESGMVYENDLINLKATELRLGLPGTDRETEITHHHGKALSSSSSGIGKKRHSSDIDHAATADQEDDQSAPPPAKTQIVGWPPIRAYRKNSLIINQQQNNKDNTKKNKKSSNTNGNDQGSSSDHQNMMTIGGIFVKVSMDGAPYLRKIDLSVYKAYPQLLKALEDMFKFTVGQYSEREGYKGSDFVPTYEDKDGDWMLVGDVPWEMFMSSCKKLRIMKESEARGLGCGV is encoded by the exons ATGAAAATGGAAAGTGGAATGGTTTATGAGAATGATCTGATCAACCTCAAGGCAACCGAGCTGAGATTGGGTTTGCCTGGTACAGATCGTGAAACTGAGATTACTCATCATCACGGTAAAGCTTTGTCATCCTCATCATCTGGTATTGGCAAGAAACGACATAGTTCTGATATTGATCATGCTGCTACTGCTGATCAAGAAGATGATCAATCTGCTCCTCCTCCTGCAaa AACACAGATTGTGGGGTGGCCTCCAATCCGAGCTTACAGGAAAAACAGTCTTATTATTAATCAACAACAGAATAATAAAGATAATACTAAGAAGAACAAGAAAAGTAGTAATACTAATGGTAATGATCAAGGTTCATCATCGGATCATCAGAATATGATGACGATTGGTGGGATATTTGTAAAAGTTAGCATGGATGGAGCTCCTTATCTGAGAAAGATTGATCTTTCGGTTTATAAAGCTTACCCACAACTCTTAAAGGCCTTAGAAGACATGTTCAAGTTCACTGTGGGTCAATATTCTGAGAGAGAAGGCTATAAAGGCTCTGATTTTGTACCAACTTACGAGGACAAAGATGGTGATTGGATGCTAGTTGGAGATGTACCTTGGGA AATGTTTATGTCATCATGCAAGAAATTGAGAATCATGAAAGAGTCAGAAGCAAGAGGGTTGGGGTGTGGTGTATGA